In Bacillus cereus ATCC 14579, a single window of DNA contains:
- a CDS encoding membrane protein, protein MMRALRLNIKQAFCNRVSLIIMFSGFVLICIYHYYYVIRYLGDAANGPISTDIKWIGFRGNEMDVYLLLMPVIASLPFSTSYNSDKSDGFKPFVSKEISLFSYSVTKYIVTFFCGGLLYTFPFILSLLFCKLTIPDGVPTAGSGIINDNGMFANLYETSPITYIAVYIGINFLFAGLMALLGLAASAWSQKDYMALLFPFATTSIPYVLLNTVLPTIGGAPIHLYDPRQPLHGMSPYILTIQCAFFLLVSLIMYIQGVKRDRKKYRRRLQKRERCRKAFQV, encoded by the coding sequence ATGATGCGTGCGCTTCGTTTAAATATAAAGCAAGCTTTTTGTAATCGTGTTTCTTTAATTATTATGTTTAGTGGATTTGTTCTTATTTGTATTTATCATTATTATTATGTAATTCGTTATTTAGGAGACGCTGCGAATGGACCTATATCGACGGATATTAAATGGATTGGATTTCGTGGAAATGAAATGGATGTTTATTTATTATTAATGCCAGTTATTGCAAGTCTTCCCTTTAGTACAAGTTATAACTCGGATAAGTCCGATGGTTTTAAACCGTTTGTCAGTAAAGAAATTTCTTTATTTTCTTATTCAGTAACGAAATATATCGTTACATTTTTTTGCGGCGGACTTCTTTATACATTTCCATTCATCTTATCGTTATTATTTTGCAAATTAACCATTCCAGACGGAGTACCAACGGCTGGTTCAGGCATTATAAATGATAACGGGATGTTCGCAAACTTATATGAAACTTCTCCCATCACTTACATTGCTGTATATATCGGAATTAATTTTTTATTTGCAGGTTTGATGGCTCTTTTAGGACTTGCTGCATCTGCATGGTCCCAAAAGGACTATATGGCGCTTCTATTTCCATTTGCAACTACCTCTATTCCTTACGTCCTGCTAAATACGGTACTCCCTACAATAGGCGGAGCACCTATTCATTTATATGATCCAAGGCAGCCGCTGCATGGCATGTCACCATATATTTTGACAATACAATGTGCCTTCTTCCTCCTCGTTAGCTTAATCATGTATATACAAGGAGTAAAACGTGATAGAAAAAAATATAGAAGAAGGTTGCAAAAAAGAGAGCGGTGTAGAAAGGCGTTTCAAGTATAA